The proteins below come from a single Bacillota bacterium genomic window:
- a CDS encoding DUF459 domain-containing protein produces MLVIGDSLGMDLGFGLRDVIGSRPDVRLLLKAVGSSGLVNRAYYDWPAVLERELADLHPQVVVAMFGGNDAVSFIDQGAYVRFGSEPWRRAYGARVAAVMDEATRAGARVVWVGMPVMSPAAVLSNTAMQELNGVYEAQAEAHPGVIYVSSWELFQDASGRYTRYIRDSSGVLQDVRAPDGVHIATPAGNALLASAVVAALGRSEGIRLCPAKSPYWDWQQFDCPPAKPVAPQP; encoded by the coding sequence GTGCTCGTCATCGGCGACTCACTCGGCATGGACCTGGGGTTCGGTCTGCGCGACGTCATCGGAAGCCGGCCCGACGTCCGGCTGCTCCTCAAGGCCGTCGGCTCGTCCGGGCTGGTCAACAGGGCGTACTACGACTGGCCCGCCGTCCTCGAGCGCGAGCTGGCCGACCTCCACCCGCAGGTGGTCGTCGCCATGTTCGGCGGAAACGACGCGGTCAGCTTCATCGACCAGGGGGCGTACGTGCGCTTCGGCAGCGAGCCCTGGCGAAGGGCGTACGGGGCCAGGGTGGCCGCCGTGATGGACGAGGCGACGCGGGCGGGTGCGCGCGTCGTCTGGGTGGGCATGCCCGTCATGTCGCCCGCGGCGGTGCTGTCGAACACGGCCATGCAGGAGCTCAACGGCGTCTACGAAGCCCAGGCGGAGGCCCACCCCGGCGTGATCTACGTCTCGTCCTGGGAGCTCTTCCAGGACGCCTCAGGAAGGTACACGCGCTACATCCGGGACTCCTCCGGCGTCCTCCAGGACGTTCGCGCCCCCGACGGGGTGCACATCGCCACGCCGGCGGGGAACGCGCTCCTCGCCTCGGCCGTGGTGGCCGCACTCGGCCGGAGCGAGGGCATCCGCCTCTGCCCCGCCAAGAGCCCCTACTGGGACTGGCAGCAGTTCGACTGCCCGCCGGCGAAGCCGGTCGCCCCGCAGCCCTGA